In the genome of Neisseria animaloris, one region contains:
- a CDS encoding TonB-dependent receptor, with product MSKKNITLTGSRNRSMVLGVGLLAAAMNPAFAATQPAASAELEKITVRGSKPVRSGYKAPNTTIGKRLQDVQNIPQSATVINQQVIKDQATSDLKEALKNAGITFQAGEGGQTEVPIIRGLHAGGDVYDDGLRGSAAEFNSDTFNTDHIEVLKGSAAVLFGRGAAGGVINQVSKTPYIGTGGDVALGVGNRNYKRLTGDFNHAFNDDVAVRLNIVGEDKDSFRKPVDSRKFGIAPSISVGLSSNTQFDLGYKFEKSDKFPDLGVTYRSTGSNTAVADDRLINKNFGYPDIDFEKRRNHTATAKLRHNFNDDTTLTNTLRYAKTDYDYLVLGPRWNGNQTQIRRRLNDYKNIKYDSNTWSNHTDFNIKFDTGPVKHDLLANLELTQEKRNNYRLSNTFFRNGIQVVPGNNGVLEGSPYDVGSGKFLSNDRFTVVQNPAHSGVLTTRTIGVGLNDIVELTPTVKAIAGVRFNRINTKNEALIPSRNNKNASRSDNIWTYNGSVIWDYLPGHNVYATYSTAATPVAYRVTGQPDALEDAQLVAEPEKTRTVEVGTKNAFFDDALTVNAALFHTKKTQQYYRDAGFIDWSKVYGLDLEVAGRITDRLNVLGNVIVSNGSMKATSPSTKQLNGHFPEAAAKFTANLWTNYRITDNVNAGLGIRHVGDRYTHSPNNNGSIVQKLPAYTAVDAMTSYENRKYRAQLNVNNVFDKKHFTTGHRRQAIPGDRRTVLATFGYKF from the coding sequence ATGAGCAAAAAAAACATTACCCTAACCGGTAGCCGCAACCGGTCTATGGTACTCGGTGTAGGCCTGCTGGCTGCCGCAATGAATCCGGCTTTTGCAGCCACCCAACCTGCGGCCTCGGCAGAGCTTGAAAAAATAACCGTGCGCGGCAGCAAGCCCGTCCGCAGCGGCTATAAAGCCCCCAACACCACCATCGGCAAACGTCTGCAAGACGTGCAGAATATTCCGCAAAGTGCCACGGTTATCAACCAGCAGGTTATCAAAGACCAAGCTACTTCCGACTTGAAAGAAGCATTGAAAAATGCCGGTATTACCTTCCAAGCGGGCGAAGGCGGGCAAACCGAAGTGCCGATTATCCGCGGCTTACACGCGGGCGGCGACGTATACGACGATGGTTTGCGCGGTTCGGCTGCCGAATTCAACAGCGACACTTTCAACACCGACCACATCGAAGTGCTTAAAGGCAGCGCCGCCGTATTATTCGGCCGCGGAGCAGCGGGCGGCGTAATCAACCAAGTCAGCAAAACGCCTTATATCGGCACCGGCGGCGACGTTGCTCTCGGTGTCGGCAACCGCAACTACAAACGCCTGACCGGTGATTTCAACCATGCCTTTAACGACGACGTGGCCGTGCGCCTGAACATCGTGGGTGAAGACAAAGATTCGTTCCGCAAACCTGTCGACAGCCGCAAATTCGGCATTGCCCCGAGTATTTCCGTCGGCTTGAGCAGCAACACCCAGTTCGACTTGGGCTATAAATTTGAAAAATCGGATAAATTCCCCGACTTAGGCGTGACTTACCGCAGCACCGGCAGCAACACCGCCGTGGCCGACGACCGTCTGATCAACAAAAACTTCGGCTATCCCGATATTGATTTTGAAAAACGCCGCAACCATACCGCCACGGCAAAACTCCGCCATAATTTCAACGACGATACGACTTTGACCAATACCCTGCGCTATGCCAAAACCGATTATGACTATCTGGTACTGGGACCGCGCTGGAACGGCAACCAAACACAAATCCGTCGCCGTTTGAATGATTACAAAAACATCAAATACGATTCCAACACATGGAGCAACCATACTGATTTCAATATCAAATTCGATACCGGCCCGGTCAAACACGATTTGCTCGCCAATCTGGAACTGACTCAGGAAAAACGCAACAACTACAGACTTTCCAACACATTCTTCCGTAACGGCATCCAAGTTGTACCGGGAAACAACGGAGTTTTGGAAGGCTCTCCATACGATGTCGGCAGCGGAAAATTTCTCTCAAACGACCGCTTCACAGTCGTCCAAAACCCTGCGCATAGCGGCGTTTTAACCACCCGCACCATCGGCGTGGGCTTGAATGACATCGTGGAGCTGACTCCCACGGTCAAAGCCATTGCCGGCGTGCGCTTCAACCGCATCAACACCAAAAACGAAGCGCTTATCCCGAGCAGAAACAACAAAAACGCCAGCCGTTCCGACAACATTTGGACTTACAACGGCAGTGTGATTTGGGATTACCTGCCCGGCCATAATGTTTATGCCACTTACAGTACCGCCGCCACACCTGTGGCCTACCGCGTAACAGGCCAGCCCGATGCCTTGGAAGATGCACAACTGGTTGCCGAGCCGGAAAAAACCCGTACCGTGGAAGTCGGCACCAAAAACGCCTTCTTCGACGATGCGCTGACGGTGAATGCCGCCCTGTTCCACACCAAAAAAACCCAGCAATACTACCGTGATGCGGGCTTTATCGACTGGTCGAAAGTTTACGGTTTGGATTTGGAAGTGGCCGGCCGCATTACCGATCGCCTGAACGTGCTCGGCAACGTGATCGTAAGTAACGGCAGCATGAAGGCCACCTCGCCTTCCACCAAACAGCTTAACGGCCACTTCCCCGAAGCAGCCGCCAAGTTTACCGCCAACCTGTGGACCAACTACCGCATCACCGACAACGTGAATGCCGGTTTGGGCATCCGCCATGTCGGCGACCGTTATACCCACAGTCCGAACAATAACGGCAGCATCGTGCAGAAACTGCCGGCCTATACCGCAGTCGATGCCATGACCAGCTACGAAAACCGCAAATACCGCGCACAGCTCAACGTGAACAACGTGTTTGACAAAAAACACTTCACTACCGGCCACCGCCGCCAAGCGATACCGGGCGACCGCCGTACCGTACTGGCAACCTTCGGTTATAAATTCTAA
- a CDS encoding Fe2+-dependent dioxygenase: MLLHIENVLTADELAYAQNLLADAPWSDGKITAGSQSGQVKNNLQLPQMSETGKAMAELVKAAVLRNAEFFSAALPHTVFPPLVNCYREGQNFGNHIDNAIRSDPYTGQWVRTDVSTTLFLNNPDEYDGGELVIEDNYGSHRVKLAAGDMIVYPATSLHHVTPVTRGQRIASFFWTQSMVSSDEKRTMLFDMDRAITSLRAQYGESDESVLLTGVYHNLLRQWSSI, from the coding sequence ATGTTGCTGCATATCGAAAATGTACTGACCGCTGACGAACTGGCCTATGCGCAAAACCTGCTAGCCGATGCACCGTGGAGCGACGGCAAAATCACTGCAGGCAGCCAGTCAGGCCAAGTGAAAAACAACCTGCAACTACCGCAAATGAGCGAAACCGGCAAAGCCATGGCCGAGCTGGTGAAAGCCGCCGTATTGCGTAACGCAGAATTTTTCTCCGCCGCCCTGCCGCACACCGTTTTCCCGCCGCTGGTCAATTGTTACCGCGAAGGCCAAAACTTCGGCAACCACATCGATAACGCCATCCGTAGCGACCCCTACACCGGCCAATGGGTACGCACCGACGTATCCACCACCCTGTTTCTCAACAATCCCGACGAATACGACGGCGGAGAATTGGTGATTGAAGACAACTATGGCAGCCACCGCGTCAAACTGGCTGCCGGCGACATGATTGTCTACCCCGCCACCAGCCTGCACCACGTAACCCCCGTTACCCGCGGCCAGCGTATCGCCAGCTTTTTCTGGACGCAATCCATGGTATCCAGTGACGAAAAACGCACTATGCTCTTCGATATGGACCGCGCTATCACCTCCCTGCGCGCACAATACGGCGAATCCGACGAATCCGTATTGCTCACAGGCGTTTACCACAACCTGCTGCGCCAATGGTCGAGCATTTGA
- the hisC gene encoding histidinol-phosphate transaminase produces the protein MTTLSDFIRPEIQAMTAYRVADPPEGFIKLDAMESPYHPFAGAPELAGEWQRLLAEAPIHLYPNPATSGLQDALRQAFHIPQEAKIALGNGSDELIQLLTMLVAKPKATMLAVEPSFVMYKHNARLFGMHYVGVPLNEDFTLNMPVLLEAIEWHNPALVFIAYPNNPTGVCFKREEVEAVIDAAKGIVVVDEAYGAFSRDSFLPQAGSIENLVVMRTVSKIGFAGLRIGYASGCAVVIDELAKIVPPYNMNQLSLATAKFALQHAERIEKTTAKLKDERERMFAELSAIGRLKAFPSDANFITVRVPDAQELFDTLKENKILIKNLHGVHPLLDQCVRITVGSPEENDAVLKVIRALYG, from the coding sequence ATGACAACTTTATCCGATTTTATCCGCCCTGAAATTCAGGCGATGACGGCATACCGTGTGGCAGACCCGCCTGAAGGCTTTATCAAGCTGGATGCGATGGAAAGCCCTTATCATCCTTTTGCCGGTGCGCCCGAGCTGGCCGGCGAATGGCAACGGCTTCTGGCGGAAGCTCCGATTCACCTTTATCCCAACCCTGCAACCAGCGGTTTGCAGGATGCACTGCGTCAGGCGTTCCATATCCCCCAAGAGGCAAAAATTGCACTGGGCAACGGTTCGGACGAATTGATCCAACTGCTTACCATGCTGGTTGCCAAACCGAAAGCCACGATGTTGGCGGTAGAGCCGAGCTTTGTGATGTACAAGCACAACGCGCGGCTCTTCGGTATGCATTATGTGGGAGTGCCGCTTAATGAGGATTTCACATTAAATATGCCTGTGTTGCTTGAAGCTATTGAATGGCATAACCCGGCGCTGGTGTTTATCGCCTACCCGAACAACCCCACCGGCGTGTGTTTCAAGCGCGAAGAAGTGGAAGCTGTGATTGATGCGGCCAAAGGCATTGTCGTGGTGGATGAAGCCTACGGTGCTTTCAGCCGCGACAGCTTCCTGCCGCAGGCGGGCAGCATTGAGAATCTGGTGGTGATGCGTACCGTGAGCAAAATTGGTTTTGCCGGTTTGCGCATCGGCTATGCTTCGGGCTGTGCTGTCGTTATCGACGAACTGGCAAAAATCGTGCCGCCCTACAATATGAATCAATTGAGTCTTGCGACGGCGAAATTTGCCCTGCAACATGCGGAACGAATCGAAAAAACGACTGCCAAATTGAAAGACGAGCGCGAACGGATGTTTGCGGAATTATCGGCAATAGGCCGTCTGAAAGCTTTCCCCAGCGACGCGAACTTTATTACCGTGCGTGTGCCTGATGCGCAGGAGCTGTTTGATACGTTGAAGGAAAACAAAATTCTGATTAAAAACCTGCACGGCGTGCATCCTCTGCTGGATCAATGCGTGCGCATCACCGTCGGCTCTCCCGAAGAGAACGATGCCGTCTTAAAAGTAATTCGCGCCCTTTACGGGTAA
- the hisB gene encoding imidazoleglycerol-phosphate dehydratase HisB: MNKAQLHLQNLYILMKEAGSLAELARRSGYENSASLSQIKRRLEQQNTDENGRGIRASLLAKLESGMGKRKGWMDREHDPEAEKRQKKAAAGRAAEKAVAAASAPVFEGKRAVTVVRNTSETRISVSLNLDGSGVGRFDTGVPFLDHMLDQIVRHGLIDLDIACQGDLHIDDHHTVEDIGITLGQALKQALGDKAGIRRYGHAYVPLDEALSRVVIDLSGRPGLVYNLEFTRAMIGRFDVDLFSEFFQGLVNHSMMTLHIDNLRGKNAHHQAETMFKAFGRALRMAVEYDERMAGIMPSTKGTLTA; encoded by the coding sequence ATGAATAAAGCACAACTTCATCTTCAAAATCTGTATATCCTGATGAAAGAGGCCGGTTCGCTGGCAGAGCTGGCGCGCCGCAGCGGTTATGAAAATTCTGCGTCGCTTTCCCAAATCAAACGCCGTCTGGAGCAGCAAAACACGGATGAAAACGGCCGCGGTATCCGCGCATCGCTGCTGGCCAAACTCGAAAGCGGCATGGGAAAACGCAAAGGCTGGATGGATAGGGAGCATGATCCTGAAGCTGAAAAACGTCAGAAAAAAGCAGCGGCCGGACGTGCCGCCGAAAAAGCCGTTGCCGCCGCATCCGCGCCCGTTTTTGAAGGTAAGCGTGCGGTTACGGTTGTCCGCAATACCAGTGAAACCCGGATTTCCGTATCGCTGAACCTCGACGGCAGCGGAGTAGGCCGATTCGATACCGGCGTGCCGTTTCTCGACCACATGCTCGACCAAATCGTCCGCCACGGCCTGATTGATTTGGACATTGCCTGCCAAGGCGATTTGCATATCGACGACCACCACACCGTAGAAGATATCGGCATCACGCTCGGGCAGGCGTTGAAACAGGCGTTGGGCGATAAGGCCGGAATCCGCCGCTACGGGCATGCCTATGTGCCGTTGGACGAGGCTTTGAGCCGTGTGGTGATTGATTTGTCGGGCCGTCCGGGGCTGGTGTACAACCTTGAATTTACCCGCGCAATGATCGGCCGTTTCGATGTGGATTTGTTTAGTGAGTTTTTCCAAGGCCTGGTCAACCACAGCATGATGACGCTGCATATCGACAATCTGCGCGGTAAAAATGCCCACCACCAAGCCGAAACCATGTTTAAGGCTTTCGGCCGCGCACTGCGCATGGCGGTGGAGTATGACGAACGTATGGCCGGCATTATGCCCTCGACGAAAGGTACGCTGACCGCCTGA
- a CDS encoding PhoH family protein has protein sequence MTHTVHLQFDDIDNTVLQRLCGALDSHLDTLGKALDIQISRRFSSFTFLGDLAHAGRRALLKLADIAENRDLEDSDIQLAAVEAKTADAQHEEKHHNQQYYLRTKRGSIGGRTPRQNGYIRALLNHDVVFGLGPAGTGKTYLAVAAAVDAMEKHQIERIVLVRPAVEAGEKLGFLPGDLAQKVDPYLRPLYDALYDLMGFDRVTKLLEKGLIEIAPLAYMRGRTLNGAYVILDEAQNTTPEQMKMFLTRIGFGAKAVITGDLSQIDLPRNIKSGLKDAKEKLSGIEGLYFHTFTSEDVVRHPLVQKIVEAYDAAEEKAEKQPQLLPGQLPA, from the coding sequence ATGACCCATACCGTTCACCTGCAATTCGACGACATCGACAACACTGTGCTGCAACGTCTGTGCGGCGCACTCGACAGCCATCTCGACACCTTAGGCAAAGCCCTTGACATCCAAATCAGCCGCCGTTTTTCCAGCTTCACCTTTTTAGGCGACCTCGCCCACGCAGGCCGCCGCGCCCTTCTCAAGTTGGCCGATATAGCCGAAAACCGCGATCTCGAAGACAGCGACATCCAGCTTGCTGCCGTCGAAGCCAAAACCGCCGACGCACAGCACGAAGAAAAACATCATAACCAGCAATACTATCTGCGCACCAAACGCGGCAGCATCGGCGGGCGTACCCCGCGCCAAAACGGCTATATCCGCGCGCTGCTCAACCACGATGTTGTTTTCGGGCTTGGGCCTGCCGGTACGGGCAAAACCTATTTGGCCGTAGCCGCCGCCGTTGACGCGATGGAAAAACACCAAATCGAACGCATCGTTTTGGTGCGCCCCGCCGTAGAAGCCGGCGAAAAACTCGGCTTCCTGCCCGGCGACCTCGCCCAAAAAGTCGACCCCTACCTGCGCCCGCTTTACGACGCGCTCTATGATTTAATGGGCTTCGATCGCGTTACCAAGCTCTTGGAAAAAGGCTTAATCGAAATTGCTCCGCTGGCCTACATGCGCGGTCGTACGCTCAACGGCGCGTATGTGATTCTCGACGAAGCGCAAAATACCACGCCCGAACAAATGAAAATGTTCCTCACCCGCATCGGCTTCGGCGCAAAAGCCGTGATTACCGGCGACTTGAGCCAGATCGACCTGCCCCGTAACATCAAATCGGGCTTGAAAGATGCCAAAGAAAAACTCAGCGGCATCGAAGGTTTGTATTTCCACACCTTTACCAGTGAAGATGTTGTCCGCCATCCGCTTGTACAAAAAATCGTCGAAGCCTACGATGCAGCGGAAGAAAAAGCGGAAAAACAGCCCCAACTGTTGCCCGGCCAACTTCCGGCATGA